A genomic window from Tolypothrix sp. PCC 7910 includes:
- a CDS encoding alpha/beta hydrolase: MHFWRSKQQRTISWVQGLICSITIALSWGVGMTSTLAAQKVTIRLGPFQQAIAIADIEAFAKTGKLPENLQLFRAFLTPQIQELLNRRVQVDPGLADKFFDELVRSPQGQQLISSLGVAIPGSTVEGLQAALNLSLRQVNGLSVLGFLRAYPEENITVDATKAIQIAVEFNGNYLQSQALGTLLERDLLVKNTTTFQPSFDPAAIGKEAVQQQTLTLQDQQRKRSIPVDIYWSKGSTQTEAPLVVLSPGLGANRKFLSYLARHLASYGVTVAAIEHPDSKINNSIYQASAATNLAQLLPATEFIERPKDISFLLDELAKLNNQPGTLQGKFNTDKVTVMGHSLGGYTALALLGSEVDLEAVRQFCQNSLSFNESPGDWLQCAAAPLKERKLQLKDQRVKSAIAFNPVVGNLFGKTGLNKINNPVLILTSTEDSLTPALKHQIAPFNQLQSNKYLLTAIGGTHLSISDPSYSASTATTIFQEKRGSETNSLRQLVRGVTLAFVKQSTPEAKIYQPFLTPAYAQSLSTPELPLRLNSDLPRNIKPWLGFVVDKLTK; this comes from the coding sequence ATGCATTTTTGGCGTAGCAAACAGCAACGTACAATATCCTGGGTGCAAGGGTTAATATGTAGCATCACCATTGCACTCAGTTGGGGTGTGGGAATGACCTCAACTTTAGCAGCCCAAAAGGTCACTATCCGCTTAGGGCCATTTCAGCAAGCGATCGCGATCGCCGACATCGAAGCATTTGCCAAAACTGGAAAACTCCCAGAAAACCTGCAACTTTTTCGCGCTTTCTTAACCCCGCAAATTCAAGAATTACTAAATCGGCGGGTACAAGTAGATCCAGGATTAGCTGATAAATTTTTTGATGAACTAGTGCGATCGCCACAAGGTCAACAATTAATTTCATCATTGGGAGTTGCGATCCCAGGTAGTACAGTAGAAGGTCTCCAAGCCGCACTCAACCTCTCTCTGCGTCAAGTGAATGGTTTGAGTGTTTTAGGATTTTTACGAGCCTACCCAGAAGAAAATATTACCGTTGACGCAACCAAAGCCATTCAAATCGCAGTAGAATTCAACGGCAATTACCTCCAAAGCCAAGCTTTAGGCACGTTGCTAGAAAGAGATTTATTAGTAAAAAATACTACAACTTTTCAACCTAGCTTTGATCCCGCTGCTATTGGTAAAGAAGCAGTACAGCAACAAACACTAACTTTACAAGACCAGCAGCGTAAAAGAAGCATCCCTGTAGATATTTATTGGAGTAAAGGTAGTACGCAAACAGAAGCACCATTGGTTGTACTTTCTCCCGGATTGGGTGCAAACCGCAAATTTTTAAGCTATTTAGCGCGTCATTTAGCTTCCTATGGAGTCACTGTAGCTGCGATTGAACATCCAGACAGCAAGATTAATAACTCTATTTATCAAGCTTCAGCAGCCACTAATTTAGCCCAACTCCTACCAGCTACAGAATTTATTGAACGCCCCAAAGATATCAGTTTCTTACTGGATGAACTAGCGAAACTCAACAATCAACCCGGAACACTGCAAGGAAAATTTAACACTGACAAAGTAACAGTCATGGGTCATTCTTTGGGAGGTTATACTGCTTTAGCCTTGTTAGGCTCAGAAGTAGACTTGGAAGCAGTCAGACAATTCTGCCAAAATTCTCTTTCTTTCAACGAATCTCCTGGGGATTGGTTGCAGTGTGCGGCTGCGCCTCTAAAAGAAAGGAAATTACAATTAAAAGACCAAAGAGTCAAAAGTGCGATCGCTTTTAACCCTGTAGTTGGTAATCTGTTTGGTAAAACAGGGCTAAATAAAATTAATAATCCAGTATTAATTTTAACTAGTACTGAAGATTCTTTAACCCCTGCTTTAAAACATCAAATCGCACCTTTTAATCAGCTGCAAAGCAACAAATATTTATTAACGGCTATTGGTGGAACTCACTTAAGTATTAGCGATCCCAGCTATAGCGCTAGTACAGCCACTACCATTTTTCAAGAAAAGCGTGGATCGGAAACTAATTCTCTGCGTCAGCTAGTTCGTGGTGTCACCTTAGCGTTTGTCAAACAGTCAACCCCAGAAGCGAAAATTTATCAACCATTTTTGACACCTGCTTACGCTCAATCTCTTTCTACACCAGAATTACCCCTGCGTTTGAATTCTGATTTACCTAGAAATATCAAACCCTGGTTAGGTTTTGTAGTTGATAAGCTGACCAAATAA
- a CDS encoding SPFH domain-containing protein yields MEPIIAIVLALIGYALGSAKLINQGNVALVERLGRYHRKLSPGLNFIVPLVDQIVMEDTTREQFIDIKPQNVITRDNIYLEVDAILYWRIKDIEKSFYAIDDLQGALVQLAHTTLREIIAQNTVEETNVSRSEMDRAILDQLNDTTAGWGVEIIRLDIQRITPPESVRKSMEEERAAEIKKRALISEAEGERQAAIKKAEGTMTSMQIIAEALRTNPESKEILRYLVAQDYINASYRLGESQNAKVVFVDPGKSGELMKEVIAETTNTEGNGKNNS; encoded by the coding sequence ATGGAGCCAATTATTGCTATTGTCTTAGCGCTTATAGGTTATGCCTTAGGATCTGCGAAACTGATTAATCAGGGAAATGTCGCTTTAGTAGAGCGATTGGGGCGATATCATCGTAAATTAAGTCCAGGGCTGAACTTTATTGTTCCCTTGGTGGATCAGATCGTCATGGAAGATACTACACGTGAGCAGTTTATAGACATCAAGCCCCAGAATGTCATCACCAGAGATAATATTTACCTGGAAGTTGATGCTATTCTTTACTGGCGCATCAAAGATATAGAAAAGAGCTTTTACGCTATTGATGATCTCCAAGGGGCACTTGTACAGCTAGCTCACACTACACTCCGGGAAATTATTGCTCAGAATACCGTAGAAGAAACCAATGTCTCTCGCTCAGAGATGGACAGAGCCATTTTAGACCAGTTGAATGATACAACAGCTGGTTGGGGCGTTGAGATTATCCGCTTAGATATTCAGCGCATTACCCCACCTGAGAGCGTGCGGAAGTCAATGGAAGAGGAAAGAGCCGCTGAAATCAAAAAACGAGCTCTGATTTCCGAAGCTGAAGGAGAACGCCAAGCAGCAATTAAGAAAGCAGAAGGAACTATGACTTCTATGCAAATAATTGCTGAGGCTTTACGGACAAATCCTGAAAGTAAGGAAATTTTGCGTTACCTGGTTGCTCAAGACTACATCAATGCTAGTTACAGGCTAGGTGAAAGCCAAAACGCTAAAGTTGTCTTTGTAGATCCTGGCAAATCAGGTGAGCTGATGAAAGAGGTGATTGCTGAAACCACAAATACGGAAGGTAACGGCAAAAACAATAGTTAA
- the folP gene encoding dihydropteroate synthase yields MPTNLMIRGRCFQWGQQTYLMGVLNVTPDSFSDGGEFNSTAAAIAQAQALVAAGANIIDVGGQSTKPGAEQITVAEELERVLPVVMALRSGINIPISVDTTRADVARASVAAGADMINDISGGTFDSEMLPTVASLGVPIVLMHIRGNPQTMQQQTDYQDLIAEIYNFLAKQIAAAITVGIDQQKIIIDPGIGFAKNYEQNLEIFRRLGSLRSLNCPILVGPSRKSFIGRILNQPDPKARVWGTAAACCAAIFNGADILRVHDVKEMRDVSLVADALYRQEAQG; encoded by the coding sequence ATGCCAACTAACTTAATGATTCGGGGACGTTGTTTCCAATGGGGACAGCAGACTTATCTCATGGGTGTATTAAATGTAACACCCGATAGCTTTAGTGATGGTGGTGAGTTTAACTCTACGGCTGCGGCCATAGCACAAGCCCAAGCATTGGTAGCTGCTGGCGCTAATATTATTGATGTCGGTGGTCAGTCTACCAAACCAGGAGCAGAGCAAATAACTGTTGCGGAAGAACTAGAGCGAGTCTTACCAGTTGTTATGGCGCTACGCTCCGGAATTAATATACCGATTTCTGTAGATACAACTAGGGCAGATGTAGCCAGAGCATCTGTAGCTGCTGGTGCTGATATGATAAATGACATTTCTGGCGGCACGTTTGACTCAGAAATGTTGCCAACTGTAGCTAGTTTGGGCGTGCCTATTGTGTTGATGCACATCCGGGGAAACCCGCAAACAATGCAACAACAAACTGATTATCAAGATTTAATAGCAGAAATTTATAATTTTCTGGCAAAACAAATAGCTGCTGCAATTACAGTAGGCATTGACCAGCAGAAAATAATTATTGATCCTGGTATTGGCTTTGCTAAAAACTACGAACAAAATTTAGAAATTTTTCGCCGCTTGGGGTCATTGAGATCTCTTAATTGCCCTATTTTAGTAGGGCCTTCTCGTAAAAGTTTCATCGGTCGGATTCTCAATCAACCAGATCCCAAAGCACGAGTTTGGGGAACAGCTGCGGCGTGTTGTGCGGCTATCTTCAATGGTGCTGATATCCTCCGAGTTCACGATGTGAAAGAAATGCGGGATGTTTCACTTGTAGCCGATGCGCTGTACCGACAAGAAGCACAAGGTTAA
- the tpiA gene encoding triose-phosphate isomerase — MRKIVIAGNWKMFKTQAESEEFLRGFLPHLEDTPEEREVLLCPPFTDLSILSKYLHGSRIQLGAQNVHWEENGAYTGEISGPMLTEIGVRFVIVGHSERRQYFGETDATVNLRLKAAQKHGLTPILCVGETKEQRDANQTESLIISQLEKDLVNVDQDNLVIAYEPIWAIGTGDTCEVTEANRVIGLIRSQLTNANVSIQYGGSVKPNNIDEIMAQPEIDGVLVGGASLEAESFARIVNYKK, encoded by the coding sequence GTGCGGAAAATCGTAATTGCTGGTAACTGGAAAATGTTCAAAACTCAGGCAGAGTCCGAAGAGTTTTTACGCGGATTTCTGCCTCACTTAGAGGACACACCTGAAGAACGTGAAGTACTACTATGTCCTCCTTTCACTGACTTAAGTATTTTGTCTAAGTATTTGCATGGTAGCCGTATCCAATTAGGCGCACAAAATGTCCACTGGGAAGAAAATGGAGCCTATACTGGCGAAATTTCTGGCCCTATGCTGACAGAAATTGGTGTGCGCTTTGTAATTGTTGGTCATAGCGAAAGAAGACAATACTTTGGCGAAACAGACGCAACTGTTAACTTGCGGCTGAAAGCCGCGCAAAAGCATGGTCTTACCCCCATTCTTTGTGTAGGCGAAACTAAAGAACAACGAGATGCTAATCAAACAGAATCGTTGATTATTAGTCAGCTAGAGAAAGACCTGGTAAATGTCGATCAGGATAATTTGGTGATCGCCTATGAACCGATTTGGGCAATTGGTACAGGCGACACTTGTGAAGTCACAGAAGCAAATCGGGTAATTGGCTTAATTCGTAGTCAGTTGACTAATGCTAATGTTTCGATTCAATACGGTGGCTCAGTTAAGCCCAATAATATTGATGAGATTATGGCTCAACCTGAAATCGATGGTGTTCTGGTAGGAGGCGCAAGCCTAGAAGCTGAAAGTTTTGCCAGAATTGTCAATTATAAGAAGTAG
- a CDS encoding GTP-binding protein, with the protein MTSILPEPHHSDSPNWEEELDSAIFSFEDIQTELNYKRAQTALQNLVANLDLSPQEKQGLEAEINDLDTMLGKLERMVVQIAAFGMVGRGKSSLLNALVGQSVFETGPLHGVTRDAQRVTWSINEEAIGETERALRVTLPAVGKSQVELIDTPGLDEIDGETRAVLAEQIAKQADLILFVIASDMTKLEHQALSQLREAGKPIILVFNKVDQYPEADRMAIYHKIRDERVKELLSPLEIVMAAASPLVKTAVRRPDGSRGVQLRTGNAQVDELKLKILEILQREGKALVALNTMLYADVVNEQLVQRKLMIREQNASALIWKAVMTKALAIALNPVTIVDILSSIVIDISLIVGLSKLYGIPMTEAGAVQLLQKIALSMGGIGASELLANLGLSGLKTLLGISASATAGAAIGPYLSVAVTQAGVAGVSSYGIGQVTKAYLANGATWGPDGPKAVISKILATLDEASILNRIKEELLTKVKLRN; encoded by the coding sequence ATGACTTCGATATTGCCCGAACCTCATCACAGCGACTCACCCAACTGGGAGGAAGAACTAGATAGTGCCATTTTTAGTTTTGAAGATATTCAAACGGAACTCAACTATAAAAGGGCACAAACGGCGTTACAAAATTTGGTAGCTAATCTTGACCTCTCTCCCCAAGAAAAACAGGGCTTAGAGGCGGAAATTAATGATTTAGATACCATGCTGGGGAAGTTAGAACGCATGGTGGTGCAGATTGCTGCTTTTGGCATGGTGGGGCGTGGTAAATCTTCTTTACTCAATGCTTTAGTTGGGCAAAGTGTATTTGAAACAGGGCCCCTACATGGCGTGACTCGTGATGCACAGCGTGTGACTTGGAGTATTAACGAGGAAGCGATTGGAGAAACTGAACGTGCTTTAAGAGTCACTTTACCAGCCGTGGGCAAATCTCAGGTGGAATTAATTGATACGCCTGGATTAGATGAAATTGATGGTGAAACCCGCGCTGTATTAGCTGAACAGATAGCAAAACAAGCAGATTTAATTTTATTTGTCATTGCTAGTGACATGACAAAGTTAGAACACCAGGCCCTTTCGCAGTTACGAGAAGCTGGTAAACCGATAATTTTGGTATTTAACAAAGTAGACCAGTATCCGGAGGCAGACCGGATGGCAATTTATCATAAAATTCGCGATGAGCGAGTCAAAGAGTTACTCTCGCCTCTAGAAATTGTTATGGCTGCAGCATCACCATTAGTCAAGACAGCAGTTCGTCGTCCTGATGGTAGCAGAGGCGTGCAGTTGCGTACAGGTAATGCTCAAGTTGACGAATTGAAGTTAAAAATTTTAGAGATTTTGCAGCGTGAAGGTAAAGCTTTAGTGGCTTTAAATACGATGCTGTATGCAGATGTTGTTAACGAACAACTAGTACAGCGTAAATTGATGATTCGGGAACAGAACGCCAGTGCGTTGATTTGGAAAGCTGTAATGACCAAAGCATTAGCGATCGCACTCAATCCGGTGACTATAGTAGATATACTCAGCAGTATTGTCATTGATATTTCGCTAATTGTGGGTTTATCTAAACTCTACGGCATTCCGATGACGGAAGCTGGTGCTGTGCAATTACTGCAAAAAATTGCTCTGAGTATGGGTGGTATTGGTGCTAGCGAATTACTAGCAAATTTGGGATTGAGTGGATTAAAAACTTTACTGGGTATCTCTGCGTCAGCTACTGCTGGTGCTGCTATTGGCCCTTATCTTTCAGTAGCAGTAACTCAAGCTGGGGTAGCTGGTGTTTCTTCTTACGGTATTGGTCAAGTTACTAAAGCTTATTTAGCTAATGGCGCGACTTGGGGGCCCGATGGGCCAAAGGCAGTCATTAGTAAAATTTTGGCAACTTTGGATGAAGCTTCTATTCTCAACCGGATTAAAGAAGAATTGCTCACAAAAGTCAAGTTGAGAAATTAG
- a CDS encoding PD-(D/E)XK nuclease superfamily protein, translating to MTQGARANKSGNILEGNVEAILNGHNYFQVGNHVSREFILSANLLPKRYAKQVYIGAGIYQTSLKVDFFVVGVSTSASGLIIECKWQESGGSVDEKFPYLNLNIKEFYPAPTIVVIGGEGMREGAINWRKSQVASNRNLLAVYSLDRFIAWANKYC from the coding sequence ATGACTCAAGGCGCACGGGCAAATAAATCTGGCAATATTCTCGAAGGAAATGTAGAAGCAATCTTAAACGGACATAATTATTTCCAAGTAGGGAATCATGTTTCAAGAGAGTTTATTTTATCAGCAAATTTATTACCCAAACGTTATGCTAAACAAGTTTATATCGGCGCTGGAATTTATCAAACTTCTTTAAAAGTAGATTTTTTTGTTGTAGGTGTATCCACTAGTGCTTCAGGATTAATTATCGAATGTAAATGGCAAGAAAGTGGTGGTTCAGTTGATGAAAAGTTTCCTTACCTAAATTTAAATATTAAAGAATTTTATCCTGCACCAACTATTGTAGTTATTGGCGGTGAAGGCATGAGAGAAGGAGCAATTAATTGGCGCAAAAGTCAGGTTGCATCTAATCGGAATTTATTAGCAGTTTATAGCTTAGATAGGTTTATAGCCTGGGCAAATAAATACTGCTAA